One genomic segment of Ignavibacteriota bacterium includes these proteins:
- a CDS encoding protoheme IX farnesyltransferase has protein sequence MLLLITGITGYISARCPIMSWKTFVGLLVSLFLTISGSTILNMWYDRDIDAKMDRTKNRPLPSGTIDSNEVFKIGLIISTIGVVIALSMSPLYGLIIFAGLFIDVVIYTMWLKRKTAWSIVWGGISGGMPILAGRALGIGEIDFIGVLFSVSILLWIPTHILTFSIKYFEDYNLAGIPTFPSTYGKQKTRVIIAISSFGAAVSIATVAFGLGLSWGYLRLFSVLTFGIIGLAGVSIYKPSEIINFGLFKYASFYMLGAMILVVLGTL, from the coding sequence ATGCTTTTGCTAATTACTGGTATTACAGGATATATAAGCGCCCGATGTCCAATAATGTCATGGAAAACATTTGTTGGATTATTAGTAAGCCTATTCTTAACAATTAGCGGTAGTACAATTCTAAATATGTGGTATGATAGAGACATTGATGCTAAAATGGATAGAACTAAAAACCGTCCACTTCCTTCCGGCACAATTGATTCAAATGAGGTTTTTAAAATTGGGCTAATAATTTCAACTATTGGTGTGGTAATTGCTTTAAGTATGTCGCCTTTATACGGTCTAATTATATTTGCTGGTTTATTTATTGATGTAGTTATATATACAATGTGGCTTAAAAGAAAAACTGCTTGGTCAATTGTCTGGGGTGGAATTTCTGGAGGAATGCCAATATTAGCTGGACGTGCTTTAGGAATAGGTGAAATAGATTTTATTGGAGTATTATTTTCAGTTTCAATACTACTTTGGATACCAACCCATATACTTACGTTTAGTATAAAATATTTTGAAGATTATAATTTAGCAGGGATACCTACTTTCCCCTCCACTTATGGAAAACAAAAAACAAGAGTAATTATTGCAATCTCAAGTTTTGGTGCAGCAGTATCCATTGCAACTGTTGCATTTGGTCTCGGACTCTCTTGGGGCTACCTAAGATTGTTTTCTGTTTTAACATTTGGAATAATCGGACTTGCTGGTGTAAGTATTTACAAACCTTCTGAAATAATTAATTTCGGATTATTCAAATATGCATCATTTTATATGCTTGGTGCTATGATATTGGTGGTTTTGGGAACATTATGA
- a CDS encoding SUMF1/EgtB/PvdO family nonheme iron enzyme, whose amino-acid sequence MISLSFVSCQSDTNVGSVKPPFIETGIDSDTWAIVKSGEFPFGQHDHMTNIDYDFEIMITDVTNSQYANFLNEAISAGKVNIGNVEVEAGHKTELVKGVLGNYKGEPFNNFKHEEEMKSGNKLLMPLEIEGLRLVLENEKFKAIPEYANHPVTMITWYGANAYCQFYGFRLPTEKEWEKSARGVNIIDGHGLPFPWGKEIFRNNANYYSSFDLLEKISDKLGNTTPVGFYNGKTYSGYKTLESKSPYGLYDMAGNVWQWMGDDYQDQHYRYLRGGSYYTYEVDLRVWKNNSAHPTYYSPQVGFRCVKKVEKNN is encoded by the coding sequence TTGATATCTCTGTCATTTGTTAGTTGTCAATCAGATACGAATGTTGGTTCGGTTAAACCACCATTCATAGAAACTGGTATAGATTCGGACACTTGGGCAATTGTTAAATCTGGTGAATTCCCTTTTGGTCAGCACGATCATATGACAAATATTGATTATGATTTTGAAATTATGATTACTGATGTTACTAACTCTCAATATGCAAATTTTCTAAATGAAGCTATATCAGCCGGGAAAGTTAATATTGGTAATGTAGAAGTCGAAGCTGGACACAAAACAGAATTAGTAAAAGGTGTTTTGGGAAACTATAAAGGAGAACCTTTTAATAACTTTAAGCACGAAGAAGAAATGAAATCAGGTAATAAACTTCTCATGCCGCTTGAAATTGAAGGATTACGTTTAGTTTTAGAAAATGAGAAATTTAAAGCCATCCCTGAATATGCCAACCATCCTGTCACAATGATAACTTGGTATGGAGCAAATGCCTATTGTCAATTTTATGGATTTAGATTACCAACTGAAAAAGAATGGGAGAAATCCGCGAGAGGCGTTAACATCATAGATGGACATGGATTACCTTTTCCTTGGGGAAAAGAAATTTTCAGAAATAATGCTAACTATTATTCCTCATTTGATCTATTGGAAAAAATCTCCGATAAGCTGGGCAATACAACACCTGTTGGTTTTTATAATGGGAAAACATATAGCGGTTACAAAACTTTAGAATCTAAAAGCCCCTATGGTTTATATGATATGGCAGGAAACGTTTGGCAGTGGATGGGAGACGATTATCAAGATCAACACTACCGCTATTTACGAGGCGGCAGTTACTACACTTACGAAGTTGATTTAAGAGTTTGGAAAAATAATAGTGCACATCCAACATATTACAGTCCGCAAGTTGGTTTCAGGTGTGTTAAAAAAGTAGAAAAAAATAATTAA